One window from the genome of Chloroflexota bacterium encodes:
- a CDS encoding nuclear transport factor 2 family protein: MKKEADIMSDPADLGTRIRILEDIEAIKKLKARYWRCMDKKLWDEMGQVYATEAVQEYGTDRVQGDGKAVVQWIRNGIEDVATAHGGHSPEIEITSGTTARGIWALQDYLVWKSGMKMMGFGHYEDEYVKEGGVWKIKSTKVIRTFEEWTAAKQ; encoded by the coding sequence ATGAAAAAGGAGGCGGACATCATGAGCGATCCAGCAGATCTTGGAACGAGGATACGGATTCTCGAAGATATTGAGGCCATCAAGAAGCTCAAAGCGAGGTACTGGCGTTGCATGGACAAGAAGCTTTGGGACGAAATGGGGCAAGTCTATGCCACAGAGGCCGTTCAAGAGTATGGCACAGACCGTGTGCAGGGTGATGGCAAGGCAGTGGTGCAATGGATAAGAAATGGAATAGAAGATGTGGCCACTGCTCATGGCGGGCATAGTCCCGAGATTGAGATAACCAGTGGCACGACGGCCAGGGGTATATGGGCACTCCAGGATTATCTTGTCTGGAAGTCAGGCATGAAGATGATGGGCTTTGGCCACTATGAAGACGAATATGTCAAGGAGGGTGGGGTATGGAAGATCAAAAGCACCAAGGTCATCCGCACATTTGAAGAGTGGACGGCAGCCAAGCAGTAA
- a CDS encoding response regulator transcription factor — translation MAANTTILVVDDEPRMVQFITMNLELEGFRVISAFDGYQALEKVTRELPDLVVLDIMMPEMDGFETLRKIRNVSAVPVIFLSAKGEEFDRVKGLDLGADDYIVKPFSPRELVSRIRAVLRRLEPVAPAPGTQVKVDDDLYINFEQRKVIVRGQEVKLRPTEYRLLYQLVSNAGRLLTHETLLSRVWGPEYRDEDHYVRLYITYLRQKIERDPKNPKYILSERGLGYRFRELASQ, via the coding sequence ATGGCTGCCAATACGACCATACTGGTAGTGGATGACGAGCCGCGGATGGTCCAGTTCATCACCATGAACCTGGAACTGGAGGGGTTCCGCGTTATCAGTGCCTTCGACGGCTATCAGGCGCTGGAGAAGGTGACCAGAGAGCTTCCTGACCTGGTCGTCCTCGACATCATGATGCCCGAGATGGACGGGTTCGAGACGCTAAGAAAGATCCGCAACGTATCCGCAGTGCCGGTTATCTTTCTGAGCGCCAAAGGCGAGGAGTTCGACCGCGTCAAAGGCCTGGACCTGGGTGCCGATGATTACATAGTCAAACCTTTCAGCCCCAGGGAGCTGGTCTCCCGTATCAGGGCCGTACTCCGAAGACTTGAGCCAGTGGCCCCAGCACCTGGTACGCAGGTCAAGGTGGATGATGACCTGTATATCAACTTTGAACAGAGAAAGGTCATTGTGCGAGGGCAGGAAGTCAAGCTCAGGCCGACGGAGTACCGCCTCCTCTACCAATTGGTATCCAATGCCGGCCGGCTGCTCACCCACGAGACGCTTCTATCCCGGGTCTGGGGTCCGGAGTACAGGGACGAAGACCATTATGTGCGTCTGTATATCACCTACCTCAGGCAGAAGATAGAAAGGGATCCCAAGAATCCCAAGTATATTCTCAGTGAGCGCGGGCTGGGCTACCGCTTTAGGGAGTTGGCCTCACAGTAG
- a CDS encoding PAS domain S-box protein yields the protein MEIPRITPAEVDVQATLRMILKDAVEALAGSAGIVASWIEAEHCFIVTDSYGLEARALDRLRPLLDEALPDLAGSKQSFNLLSELRPHPPLVSSDRGVALNPIIALPLRIGKTSVGLICVLREFKAGPFTGLDQPILAAFARQAALAVHNARLAHLLYEENRRMESMLEGSGEGIMSIDAQRRIVGFNAAMERLTGYSREGALGQLCSRILNLREWDGNSFCNRKCPMLMPSEGRLSTLEAQGTIRTADGQDINVDMLHSIVCSPEGQQPAYAVINVRDISRLREIENLRSTFLAMLGHELQTPLSIIKGYTSTLARSDGQWSNETLHEGLRVVEEECDRLSKLVNRLVLASRIETRTLTLRKEPVQFPALASKVVRRFQPLTSIHTLELDFEQDLPAPYADPQLIEEVLTNLVDNAIKYSPKGGKIVIAGRANGENVEITITDEGIGIPMREIGHIFERFHRVNDSFVQKTRGMGLGLSICKYIVEAHGGNISVVSRLGQGSQFAFTLPLSQVFDL from the coding sequence ATGGAGATTCCCAGGATAACACCAGCCGAGGTTGATGTTCAGGCTACACTGAGGATGATCCTGAAAGATGCCGTGGAAGCGCTGGCTGGCAGCGCCGGCATAGTGGCCTCCTGGATCGAAGCGGAGCACTGTTTCATTGTCACCGATTCCTATGGACTGGAGGCCAGGGCGCTCGATCGGCTGCGCCCGCTGCTTGATGAGGCTCTGCCCGATCTCGCCGGTAGCAAGCAAAGCTTCAACCTGCTTTCCGAGCTTCGCCCTCATCCACCCCTGGTTTCCTCTGACAGAGGAGTTGCCCTGAATCCCATAATTGCCTTGCCCCTCCGAATTGGCAAGACCTCAGTGGGTCTGATCTGCGTCCTGCGTGAATTTAAAGCAGGCCCCTTCACTGGACTGGATCAGCCCATCCTGGCAGCCTTCGCCCGGCAGGCTGCCCTTGCCGTCCATAACGCCAGGCTAGCCCACCTCCTCTATGAAGAGAACCGTAGGATGGAGTCTATGCTGGAAGGGAGCGGCGAGGGCATCATGAGCATAGATGCTCAACGGAGAATCGTGGGCTTCAACGCGGCTATGGAAAGGCTCACTGGCTATTCGAGAGAGGGCGCACTCGGCCAACTATGTTCCAGGATATTGAATCTGCGCGAATGGGATGGGAACTCGTTCTGCAACAGGAAATGCCCTATGCTCATGCCATCCGAAGGGCGTCTTTCCACCCTTGAAGCACAGGGAACGATTCGGACGGCGGACGGGCAGGACATAAACGTAGACATGCTGCACTCCATCGTTTGCTCCCCGGAGGGGCAGCAGCCGGCCTACGCCGTAATCAACGTTCGGGATATCTCCCGGCTTCGCGAGATCGAGAATCTCAGATCAACCTTCCTGGCAATGCTGGGCCACGAGCTACAAACTCCGCTTTCCATCATTAAAGGCTACACCAGCACCCTGGCCCGGAGCGATGGCCAGTGGAGCAACGAGACATTGCACGAAGGCCTCCGGGTAGTGGAGGAAGAATGTGACCGCCTCAGCAAACTGGTGAACAGGCTCGTGCTTGCCTCCCGTATTGAGACCAGAACGCTAACGCTGCGAAAAGAACCCGTGCAGTTCCCGGCCCTGGCCAGCAAGGTGGTACGCCGATTTCAGCCTCTGACCAGTATCCATACCCTCGAACTGGATTTTGAGCAGGACTTACCAGCACCGTACGCCGACCCGCAATTGATCGAGGAGGTGCTGACCAACCTGGTGGACAACGCTATCAAGTACTCGCCAAAGGGTGGCAAGATAGTGATCGCCGGCAGAGCAAACGGCGAAAACGTGGAGATAACGATTACGGACGAGGGCATCGGCATCCCTATGCGCGAGATAGGGCATATTTTCGAGCGGTTCCACCGGGTGAATGACAGTTTCGTGCAGAAGACCCGGGGGATGGGCTTGGGGCTGTCCATCTGCAAGTACATCGTAGAGGCTCATGGAGGCAATATCAGCGTAGTAAGCAGGCTGGGACAGGGATCACAGTTTGCCTTTACCCTGCCTTTGTCCCAGGTCTTTGATCTTTGA
- a CDS encoding co-chaperone GroES translates to MATKAKALAKLQPLGDRVVIRPTKKEEVSKGGIVLPDTAKEKPQEGEIVAVGPGKLSEEGNRIAMEVKVGDKVIYAKYAGTEIKVDDEELIIARESDILAKKS, encoded by the coding sequence ATGGCAACAAAAGCGAAGGCACTGGCTAAGCTACAGCCTCTTGGAGACCGGGTGGTAATCCGGCCGACCAAGAAGGAAGAGGTGAGCAAGGGGGGCATTGTGCTGCCGGACACGGCAAAGGAGAAGCCGCAGGAAGGCGAGATAGTTGCTGTAGGCCCGGGTAAGCTCTCGGAAGAGGGGAACAGAATAGCCATGGAGGTGAAGGTGGGGGACAAGGTGATCTATGCTAAGTACGCTGGCACGGAGATTAAGGTTGATGACGAAGAATTGATAATCGCCCGTGAAAGCGACATTCTAGCCAAGAAGAGTTAG